A portion of the Novosphingobium sp. KA1 genome contains these proteins:
- a CDS encoding aminoglycoside phosphotransferase family protein, which yields MTTIPADLPKGLAPFLADAGWQGATVEPLAGDASFRRYFRVRGAHGECAMLMDAPPPTEDPQPFLRAARWLDANGMRSPRILAEQAERGLVLMEDFGDARMRDYIDQWPDDERAIYKGAIDTLVQLHKLPPGPFLDYSMSEYQREVRLFLEWYAPAQNLSVDAAGFTAAWESVLGEMLPRQRPGVTVLRDYHAENIMLLGALEKQGLLDFQDALIGHPAYDLVSLLQDARRDVSPELEAEMFDHYLRATGVDPETFLADYARLGAQRNTKIVGIFVRLFKRDGKPRYLDLIPRVWAQLERDLAHPALEPVARWFDANVPDELRAANGGSLAA from the coding sequence ATGACCACGATTCCCGCCGATCTTCCCAAGGGCCTCGCGCCCTTCCTTGCCGATGCCGGATGGCAGGGCGCCACTGTCGAGCCGCTGGCCGGCGATGCGTCGTTCCGCCGCTACTTCCGCGTGCGCGGGGCGCATGGCGAATGCGCGATGCTGATGGACGCCCCGCCGCCGACCGAGGACCCGCAGCCGTTCCTGCGCGCGGCACGCTGGCTCGATGCCAACGGCATGCGCAGCCCGCGGATCCTGGCCGAGCAGGCCGAGCGCGGGCTGGTGCTGATGGAAGACTTCGGCGATGCGCGCATGCGTGACTACATCGACCAGTGGCCGGACGACGAACGCGCGATCTACAAGGGCGCGATCGACACGCTGGTGCAGCTCCACAAGCTGCCGCCCGGGCCGTTCCTCGATTATTCGATGAGCGAGTACCAGCGCGAGGTGCGCCTGTTCCTCGAATGGTATGCGCCCGCGCAGAACCTCTCGGTCGATGCCGCCGGTTTCACCGCCGCGTGGGAAAGCGTGCTGGGCGAGATGCTGCCCCGCCAGCGTCCCGGCGTCACCGTGCTGCGCGACTATCACGCCGAGAACATCATGCTGCTCGGCGCGCTCGAAAAGCAGGGGCTGCTGGACTTCCAGGACGCGCTGATCGGCCACCCGGCCTATGATCTCGTCTCGCTGCTGCAGGATGCCCGCCGCGACGTTTCGCCCGAACTGGAGGCCGAGATGTTCGACCATTACCTGCGCGCGACCGGGGTCGATCCCGAGACGTTCCTGGCCGATTACGCCCGCCTCGGCGCGCAGCGCAACACCAAGATCGTCGGCATCTTCGTGCGCCTGTTCAAGCGTGACGGCAAGCCGCGCTACCTCGACCTGATTCCGCGCGTATGGGCGCAGCTGGAGCGGGATCTTGCCCATCCGGCGCTGGAGCCGGTGGCCCGCTGGTTCGATGCCAACGTGCCCGACGAACTGCGCGCCGCCAATGGCGGGAGCCTTGCGGCATGA
- a CDS encoding nucleotidyltransferase family protein, which yields MNRGPLASDTAMVLAAGIGKRMRPLTATQPKPLVRVAGKSLIDHTLDKLDTAGIEKAVVNVHYLADALEGHFKARHQGPRVTVSDERAQLLETGGGMVKAAPLLPETFFCLNSDNIWLDGPEDVFHELSRAWDEERMDALLLVVPHPQAMHHRGAGDFHLDAVGRVSRRKPGHVAPFIYMGIQLVSKRLLRDAPEGPFSTNLLWSRAIEEGRLYGITHTGLWFEVGEPAAIRPTEEWLTRA from the coding sequence ATGAACCGGGGCCCGCTCGCCAGCGATACCGCGATGGTGCTGGCCGCCGGCATCGGCAAGCGCATGCGCCCGCTCACCGCCACCCAGCCCAAGCCGCTGGTGCGGGTGGCGGGCAAGTCGCTGATCGACCATACACTCGACAAGCTGGACACGGCCGGGATCGAGAAGGCAGTGGTCAACGTCCACTACCTTGCCGATGCGCTGGAAGGACACTTCAAGGCGCGTCACCAGGGACCGCGGGTGACCGTTTCGGACGAGCGCGCGCAGCTTCTCGAAACCGGCGGCGGCATGGTCAAGGCCGCGCCCTTGCTGCCCGAGACGTTCTTCTGCCTCAACAGCGACAATATCTGGCTCGACGGTCCGGAGGACGTGTTCCACGAACTCTCGCGCGCCTGGGACGAGGAACGCATGGACGCGCTGCTGCTGGTGGTGCCGCATCCGCAGGCGATGCACCACAGGGGCGCCGGCGACTTCCATCTCGATGCCGTGGGCCGTGTCTCGCGCCGCAAGCCGGGCCACGTCGCGCCGTTCATCTACATGGGCATCCAGCTGGTATCGAAGCGTTTGCTGCGCGATGCGCCGGAAGGGCCGTTCTCCACCAACCTGCTGTGGAGCCGCGCGATCGAGGAAGGCCGTCTCTACGGCATTACCCATACCGGCCTATGGTTCGAAGTGGGTGAACCGGCGGCGATCCGTCCCACCGAGGAATGGCTGACCCGTGCCTGA
- the addB gene encoding double-strand break repair protein AddB: MPERAGPKVYSIAAHRGFADALVAGLAPRYGQGELGLARLTLLLPSRRAVRTVTEAFVRHAGSVETPGLLLPRMVVVGDLDLDETLGPLLDPLGAADIAPAADPTRRWLRLAHYLREVDGDAAGKGAALLRRAWELGRTMDRLLVEGIAPLDLMSERVIGVVGELASHWTDNTRTFLKVQQYWLAELAARGEIDAPERRNQLFEHAAREWRLAPPVFPIVAAGVTSASPALAKLLRVVSELPEGSVVLPDFDLALPQDVWEELGTAGNPAGPEDPPFGPHDAVTHPQYHLKLLLNRMGIAREEVTAWHRSGPGASPPSRSTVISNLFLPPQASTAWVALEAERRRLPGVRLMESAHPEQEAQAIAILVRQALEVPERRVAVITPDRGLAARVVAHLTRWDIAADDTAGLPLSQTAAGRLMLLLAEVMADQAAPVPLIALLVHPLAGAGEGRAAWLESARKLDRGLRGPRPGGGLAALAEIAEARKIGAWWGEVEAVLAPLLALEEGEPLETMLGTLADAAERLCGEAIWSGADGRSLSAMVEELRAAAASAGTLFDPRELHAMLRDVMDRAAVRPPWGGHPRVSIYGLLEARMSRADLVICGGLVEGTWPAAPAQDALLPPAVLRALGVPGADFRIGLAAHDLAAALGAPEVVLSWALRDAGGPVIPSRFVLRVKALMGADEAKRHVETEALRLARMIDDATPVPAHPRPQPMPSAGQRRVDLSVTGLDRLRGDPYEFYANAILGLSRLDALDAEPSAAWKGEVAHLVMERWHRAGEPVDGLHTIAQQVLVEKNAHPLMRALWWPRLSAALDTFRDLVLAHKTHGRRVIATEAKGDMDYRGIRVHGRADRIDRLADGKLAVVDYKTGSPPTTRRVEEGFALQLGLVAMIAEARGFKDLDDRVIEGEAQAFEYWSMAKNKDTIGYTTTPLKEGSKRTGVLPDEFMPHTEDYLNDALDRWILGTEPFTARLNPELGSYADYDQLMRLDEWITSLGGRSEPKDSEPRTGDGA, translated from the coding sequence GTGCCTGAGAGGGCGGGGCCGAAAGTCTATTCGATTGCAGCCCATCGCGGTTTCGCGGACGCCCTCGTGGCGGGGCTGGCGCCGCGTTACGGGCAGGGCGAGCTTGGCCTAGCCCGGCTGACCCTGCTGCTGCCCAGCCGCCGCGCCGTGCGCACGGTGACCGAGGCCTTCGTGCGCCATGCGGGCAGCGTCGAGACGCCCGGCCTGCTGCTGCCGCGCATGGTGGTGGTGGGCGATCTCGACCTTGACGAGACGCTGGGACCGCTGCTCGATCCGCTGGGCGCGGCGGACATCGCGCCGGCTGCCGATCCCACCCGCCGCTGGCTGCGGCTGGCCCATTACTTGCGCGAAGTCGACGGCGATGCGGCGGGCAAGGGCGCGGCGCTGCTGCGCCGTGCGTGGGAACTGGGCCGGACGATGGACCGCCTGCTGGTCGAGGGGATCGCCCCGCTCGACCTGATGAGCGAGCGGGTGATCGGCGTGGTCGGCGAACTCGCCAGCCACTGGACCGACAACACCCGTACTTTCCTGAAAGTGCAGCAATACTGGCTGGCGGAACTGGCGGCGCGCGGCGAGATCGACGCGCCGGAGCGGCGCAACCAGTTGTTCGAGCATGCCGCCCGCGAATGGCGCCTGGCGCCTCCGGTCTTCCCGATCGTCGCGGCGGGCGTCACCAGCGCCTCGCCCGCGCTGGCGAAATTGCTGCGGGTGGTGAGCGAACTGCCCGAGGGTAGCGTGGTGCTGCCCGACTTCGACCTCGCGCTGCCGCAGGACGTCTGGGAGGAACTCGGCACCGCCGGCAATCCGGCCGGGCCGGAGGACCCGCCGTTCGGGCCCCATGACGCGGTGACGCACCCGCAATATCACCTCAAGCTGCTGCTGAACCGCATGGGCATCGCCCGCGAGGAAGTGACGGCGTGGCACCGCTCCGGTCCCGGCGCCTCGCCGCCGTCGCGCAGCACGGTGATCTCCAACCTGTTCCTGCCGCCGCAGGCCTCGACCGCGTGGGTCGCTCTGGAGGCGGAACGACGCCGCCTGCCCGGCGTGCGCCTGATGGAAAGCGCGCATCCCGAGCAGGAAGCGCAGGCCATCGCCATTCTCGTGCGGCAGGCGCTGGAAGTGCCCGAGCGGCGCGTGGCGGTCATCACCCCCGATCGCGGGCTGGCCGCGCGCGTCGTCGCGCACCTCACCCGCTGGGACATTGCCGCCGACGATACCGCGGGCCTGCCGCTGTCGCAGACCGCCGCGGGCCGCCTGATGCTGCTTCTGGCCGAAGTCATGGCCGATCAGGCGGCGCCGGTGCCGCTGATCGCGCTGCTGGTGCATCCCCTTGCCGGTGCCGGGGAAGGCCGTGCGGCCTGGCTGGAATCGGCGCGCAAGCTGGACCGGGGCCTGCGCGGACCGCGCCCCGGCGGCGGCCTTGCCGCGCTGGCGGAAATCGCCGAGGCGCGCAAGATCGGCGCATGGTGGGGCGAGGTCGAGGCGGTGCTGGCGCCGCTGCTCGCGCTCGAGGAAGGCGAACCGCTCGAGACGATGCTGGGCACGCTCGCCGATGCTGCCGAACGGCTCTGCGGCGAGGCGATCTGGTCGGGGGCCGATGGGCGTTCGCTCAGTGCCATGGTCGAGGAACTGCGCGCCGCTGCCGCCTCGGCCGGAACGCTGTTCGATCCGCGCGAGCTCCACGCCATGCTGCGCGACGTCATGGACCGTGCTGCCGTGCGCCCGCCCTGGGGCGGCCATCCGCGCGTCTCGATCTACGGCCTGCTGGAAGCGCGCATGAGCCGCGCCGATCTGGTCATCTGCGGCGGACTGGTGGAGGGCACCTGGCCGGCCGCTCCCGCGCAGGACGCGCTGCTGCCGCCCGCCGTGCTGCGCGCGCTGGGGGTGCCGGGCGCCGACTTCCGCATCGGCCTTGCTGCACACGACCTTGCCGCAGCATTGGGCGCGCCCGAAGTGGTGCTCAGCTGGGCCTTGCGCGATGCCGGCGGCCCGGTGATCCCCTCGCGCTTCGTGCTGCGCGTCAAGGCGCTGATGGGCGCGGATGAGGCCAAGCGCCATGTCGAGACCGAGGCGCTGCGCCTTGCGCGCATGATCGACGACGCAACCCCGGTTCCCGCGCATCCTCGCCCGCAGCCGATGCCGAGCGCCGGGCAGCGCCGGGTGGACCTTTCGGTCACCGGGCTCGACCGTCTGCGCGGCGATCCTTACGAATTCTACGCCAATGCCATCCTCGGCCTCTCGCGCCTCGATGCGCTGGACGCGGAGCCGAGCGCGGCGTGGAAGGGCGAAGTCGCGCATCTCGTGATGGAGCGCTGGCACCGCGCGGGCGAGCCGGTCGACGGATTGCACACGATCGCGCAGCAAGTCCTGGTGGAGAAGAACGCGCACCCGCTGATGCGTGCGCTGTGGTGGCCGCGTCTTTCCGCCGCGCTCGATACGTTCCGCGATCTCGTGCTGGCGCACAAGACCCACGGCCGCCGCGTCATCGCCACGGAAGCGAAGGGCGACATGGACTATCGCGGCATCAGGGTTCACGGCCGGGCCGACCGTATCGACCGGCTGGCCGACGGCAAGCTGGCGGTGGTGGACTACAAGACCGGCTCGCCGCCGACGACCCGCCGCGTGGAAGAGGGTTTTGCGCTGCAGCTTGGCCTGGTCGCGATGATTGCCGAGGCGCGCGGCTTCAAGGATCTGGACGACAGGGTGATCGAGGGGGAGGCGCAGGCCTTCGAATACTGGTCGATGGCCAAGAACAAGGACACCATCGGTTACACCACCACCCCGCTCAAGGAAGGCAGCAAGCGCACCGGCGTGTTGCCGGACGAGTTCATGCCGCATACCGAGGACTACCTGAACGACGCGCTCGACCGCTGGATCCTCGGCACCGAGCCGTTCACCGCAAGGCTCAATCCGGAACTGGGTTCCTACGCCGATTACGACCAGCTGATGCGGCTGGATGAGTGGATCACCTCGCTGGGCGGGCGTTCGGAACCCAAGGATTCCGAGCCCAGGACGGGAGACGGCGCATGA
- a CDS encoding PAS domain-containing sensor histidine kinase, giving the protein MDHERFVPLVIGLLLAAWMLAAAWAVLSARGRQKRAEAQLRSARRLARMVEESPAIPLLVRSDGRIEGPPRVAQWLGFDAVPQFLSELDGGDRGIPSDKLAELTEAVRRTQKSAAPFRMVVTPRNSARSLALRGHLADPQVSPGGAALVWLFDFSDSEGELVRLRDEAARARGDFTALVSLIEAAPMPMWFRRPDGELQLVNSAYVTAVGGESAQGVVAAGTELVENVDGVSPAQVARIAAQKGAPIQRIVSTTIDGQRRAMRVSDLPLGDDGVAGYAVDIEDLEEMSRSFRAFRDAQRALLDQLSAGVAQFDARKRLSFANQPFQRLFKLEPKVLQDPPVFERLLDAARDAQRVPEVRDFPAWRREKGAWFASSESHEEAWTLSDGTHLRIVAQPLPDGGLLLIAEDRTEQLRLSAVRDTLLRTRTAMFDSLYESVAVFAPDGRVQLWNRRFAADWGMESDFLDTHPHVEALLKKIAPRLMRPVEAEAIGVAVRAAALDRTQKGGRIALADGRMLEYAGVPLPDGNGLLAVLDITDSQKAEAALRESNEALIEADAIKTRFLAKISYELRTPLTSIGGFAELLEAGVGGELNPGGQEYVAAIIASVDQLGEHIDSLLDLSQSEAGLLPLKKEEIDPMPFIRSVVEERAGRLERAGLVLDLRADGLLRPFPGDRRRLARAVGHLVDNAIAASPRGQRILVQMARRKSPEGEGVVQILVQDRGQGMDNRSLALALDGMKQSADGKSVERSQGLGLPLARQLVEAHGGALRLVSERGKGTSALVELPE; this is encoded by the coding sequence ATGGATCACGAACGCTTCGTACCTCTCGTAATCGGGTTGCTTCTTGCCGCATGGATGCTCGCGGCGGCCTGGGCGGTGCTTTCCGCCAGAGGCCGCCAGAAGCGCGCGGAAGCGCAGCTTCGTTCCGCCCGGCGGCTGGCCCGCATGGTCGAGGAATCGCCGGCGATCCCGCTGCTCGTGCGTTCCGACGGCCGCATCGAGGGGCCGCCGCGCGTTGCCCAGTGGCTGGGTTTTGATGCGGTTCCCCAGTTCCTGTCCGAACTCGACGGCGGCGACCGCGGTATTCCTTCCGACAAGCTCGCCGAACTGACCGAGGCGGTGCGCCGCACCCAGAAGAGCGCCGCGCCCTTCCGCATGGTCGTCACTCCGCGCAATTCGGCACGCTCGCTGGCGCTGCGCGGGCATCTTGCCGATCCGCAGGTCTCGCCCGGCGGCGCGGCGCTGGTCTGGCTTTTCGACTTTTCCGACAGCGAGGGCGAACTTGTCCGCCTGCGCGACGAGGCGGCGCGCGCGCGGGGTGATTTCACCGCGCTGGTCTCGCTGATCGAGGCGGCGCCGATGCCGATGTGGTTCCGCCGCCCGGACGGCGAACTGCAACTGGTGAACTCGGCCTATGTCACCGCGGTCGGCGGCGAGAGCGCGCAAGGCGTGGTGGCGGCAGGTACTGAACTGGTCGAGAACGTCGACGGCGTCAGCCCGGCGCAAGTCGCGCGGATCGCCGCGCAGAAGGGCGCGCCGATCCAGCGCATCGTTTCCACCACGATCGACGGCCAGCGCCGGGCGATGCGGGTCAGCGACTTGCCGCTGGGGGATGACGGGGTTGCCGGTTACGCGGTGGACATCGAAGACCTCGAGGAAATGTCGCGCTCGTTCCGCGCCTTCCGCGATGCGCAGCGGGCCCTGCTGGACCAGTTGTCCGCCGGTGTCGCCCAGTTCGATGCCCGCAAGCGCCTGAGCTTTGCCAACCAGCCGTTCCAGCGCCTGTTCAAGCTGGAGCCGAAAGTGCTGCAGGACCCGCCGGTGTTCGAACGCCTGCTCGATGCCGCGCGTGATGCCCAGCGGGTTCCCGAAGTGCGCGACTTCCCGGCATGGCGGCGCGAGAAGGGCGCCTGGTTCGCCTCCAGCGAGAGCCATGAGGAAGCCTGGACGCTGTCCGACGGTACGCACCTGCGTATCGTCGCCCAGCCGCTGCCCGACGGCGGCCTGCTGCTGATCGCGGAAGACCGCACCGAACAGCTGCGTCTTTCGGCGGTGCGCGACACGCTGCTGCGCACACGCACGGCGATGTTCGACAGCCTCTACGAATCGGTTGCGGTCTTTGCGCCCGATGGCCGCGTGCAGCTGTGGAACCGCCGCTTTGCCGCCGACTGGGGCATGGAGAGCGATTTCCTCGATACCCACCCGCACGTCGAGGCCTTGCTCAAGAAGATTGCGCCGCGGCTCATGCGTCCGGTCGAGGCCGAAGCGATCGGTGTGGCCGTGCGTGCCGCCGCGCTGGACCGTACGCAGAAGGGCGGGCGCATCGCGCTCGCCGACGGCAGGATGCTCGAATATGCGGGCGTGCCGCTGCCCGACGGCAACGGCCTGCTGGCCGTGCTCGACATCACCGATTCGCAGAAGGCCGAAGCGGCGCTGCGCGAAAGCAACGAGGCGCTGATCGAGGCGGATGCGATCAAGACCCGCTTCCTCGCCAAGATCAGCTACGAACTGCGCACCCCGCTCACCTCGATCGGCGGGTTTGCCGAATTGCTGGAAGCGGGCGTCGGCGGCGAGCTCAATCCCGGCGGGCAGGAATACGTGGCGGCGATCATCGCCTCGGTCGACCAGCTGGGCGAGCACATCGACAGCCTGCTCGACCTGTCGCAGAGCGAGGCCGGGCTGCTGCCGCTCAAGAAGGAAGAGATCGACCCGATGCCCTTCATCCGCTCGGTGGTGGAGGAGCGGGCCGGGCGTCTGGAACGGGCCGGCCTGGTGCTCGACTTGCGGGCCGACGGGCTGCTGCGGCCCTTCCCGGGCGACCGCCGGCGTCTGGCGCGGGCGGTCGGCCATCTGGTCGACAACGCCATTGCCGCCTCGCCGCGCGGACAGCGCATTCTCGTGCAGATGGCACGGCGCAAGTCGCCCGAAGGCGAGGGCGTGGTGCAGATTCTCGTGCAGGATCGCGGGCAGGGCATGGACAATCGCAGTCTCGCCCTCGCGCTCGACGGCATGAAGCAGAGCGCCGACGGCAAGTCGGTGGAGCGCAGCCAGGGGCTCGGCCTGCCGCTGGCGCGCCAGCTGGTCGAGGCGCACGGCGGTGCGCTGCGGCTCGTTTCCGAACGCGGCAAGGGGACCAGTGCGCTGGTGGAGCTTCCCGAATGA
- the tsaE gene encoding tRNA (adenosine(37)-N6)-threonylcarbamoyltransferase complex ATPase subunit type 1 TsaE produces MKIALPDLAAMDRLGRAIAEALRPDDVVALEGGLGAGKTTLARAIIAGLGHEGEVPSPSFAIIEVYDPPAVRLPLIHADFYRLAHPSEADEIGLDDYRQGAALIAEWPDHAGGFTHEPGCLSITLEVAEEGRIAIVEAGADWVGRIPQ; encoded by the coding sequence ATGAAGATTGCGCTTCCCGATCTTGCGGCGATGGACCGGCTTGGCCGCGCCATTGCCGAGGCTTTGCGGCCGGACGATGTCGTTGCGCTGGAGGGCGGCCTCGGCGCGGGCAAGACTACGCTCGCCCGCGCAATCATCGCCGGTCTCGGGCATGAGGGTGAAGTGCCTTCGCCCAGTTTCGCGATCATCGAGGTCTACGATCCGCCTGCGGTCCGCCTGCCGCTGATCCATGCCGATTTCTACCGCCTGGCCCATCCTTCCGAGGCGGACGAGATCGGTCTCGACGACTACCGGCAGGGCGCCGCGCTCATCGCCGAGTGGCCCGATCACGCCGGCGGGTTCACCCATGAGCCGGGCTGCCTCTCGATTACGCTGGAAGTTGCGGAAGAGGGTAGGATCGCCATTGTCGAAGCGGGGGCGGATTGGGTAGGGCGAATCCCGCAATGA